GAGGGGGAGTTAGCGGTTACGCATAAATGCCAGTCGCTCGAACAGGTGAACGTCCTGCTCGTTTTTCAAAAGAGCCCCATGCAGAGGTGGAATCACTTTTCGGGACTCCGTTTCTCTCAAGGTCTCGGCATCCACATCTTCATTCAAAAGTAACTTAATCCAGTCCAGAAGCTCAGAGGTTGAAGGCTTCTTCTTGAGGCCGGGAATATCGCGCAAGGAATAGAATGTCTTCAGGGCTTCTGCCAGCAAGCGCTCTTTAATGTTGCCAAAGTGCACTCCCACAATGTCTTGCATTGTCTGCGTATCGGGGAACTTGATGAAGTGGAAGAAGCAGCGGCGCAAAAAGGCGTCCGGTAGGTCTTTTTCGTTGTTGGATGTGATAATCACAATGGGGCGCTGAGTGGCTTTAACGGTCTCGCCTGTCTCGTAGACGTGGAATTCCATTCTATCCAGCTCTAGCAGCAAATCGTTTGGAAACTCGATATCTGCCTTGTCGATTTCGTCTATGAGCAAGACAGGGCGCTCTCCCATCTGGAATGCCTGCCACAACTTTCCCTTTCGGATGTAGTTGTTGATGTCTTTAACACGCTCGTCACCCAACTGGCTGTCTCGAAGACGAGAGACCGCATCGTACTCATAAAGGCCCTGCTGCGCTTTGGTCGTGGACTTGATGTGCCATTCCAGAAGGGGGGCACCAAGGCTTTTGGCAACTTCGTGCGCAAGGACAGTTTTCCCCGTTCCCGGTTCCCCCTTAATGAGAAGTGGCCGCTCCAATGCTATTGCAGCATTTACGGCGACGGTCAGGTCGTTCGTAGCGACATAATCGGAAGTTCCAGTAAATTTCATTGGGAGTCCTTAAAAACTGTTGGGTTCAATTTCAGGGAGATTAATCTTTAGGGAAGCTGAGAGCAAGACTGACCATAAGTTTAAATCAGTCCTTACATCTCGCAGAGGACTTGAGCAGCCGCGCAGGAACCCTGTTAAAAATTCGTAATGGAATTGCCGTTGGAAGGGGAAAATTGGGAGTATGCTCGTTGCAGGCGCACAGGCTGTGTTAGAGACAGCTTAGGCGCGCAAAAGAGTGCGCGCCCTGAACGTGTACCGAGGGGGAATTAGTATGGTTGCAGTAATTGGCAAGTGAGCTTAGGAAGCTTCTTCGTGCTGCTTTGTTGCCTCGATGGCTTCGCCCACGGCCTTATGGTGGGACAGTCCGGTTTCTTGAACGGACAGGAGCTGGTCCACAAACAGACGCATTTTCCGAACTGCTTCGGAAGGGACCTCAAAGATAACAGCACCCTCAGGTTCTTTTCTCAAGCGATATACGGAGGAGCCAAGTTCCTCGTCGTGAACATGTTCTTTGATGACACGCTCTTCCGTCAACTCGGTCAACTTTGGCAGATCCGTTGCGGGAAACCCAATACGGCTATCTGATTGATGACCCTTATCGGAAGATGTT
This genomic window from Pseudovibrio sp. M1P-2-3 contains:
- a CDS encoding AAA family ATPase; translated protein: MKFTGTSDYVATNDLTVAVNAAIALERPLLIKGEPGTGKTVLAHEVAKSLGAPLLEWHIKSTTKAQQGLYEYDAVSRLRDSQLGDERVKDINNYIRKGKLWQAFQMGERPVLLIDEIDKADIEFPNDLLLELDRMEFHVYETGETVKATQRPIVIITSNNEKDLPDAFLRRCFFHFIKFPDTQTMQDIVGVHFGNIKERLLAEALKTFYSLRDIPGLKKKPSTSELLDWIKLLLNEDVDAETLRETESRKVIPPLHGALLKNEQDVHLFERLAFMRNR